A DNA window from Verrucomicrobiota bacterium contains the following coding sequences:
- a CDS encoding type II secretion system protein, protein MIAIIAILAGMLLPALAKAKTKAQGISCMSNTKQLMLAVQLYTTENNEHYPMNTHGGEAESGRKISQSAGYYPWVMG, encoded by the coding sequence GTGATCGCCATCATCGCGATCCTCGCCGGCATGCTGCTGCCCGCGCTGGCCAAGGCGAAAACCAAGGCGCAAGGCATCTCCTGCATGAGCAACACCAAACAGCTCATGCTTGCCGTGCAACTTTACACGACGGAAAACAACGAGCATTACCCGATGAATACCCATGGCGGCGAAGCAGAATCGGGTCGCAAGATCAGCCAGAGCGCCGGGTACTATCCGTGGGTCATGGGTTGA
- a CDS encoding iron-containing alcohol dehydrogenase, which yields MQFEFGTAARIIFGPGASRDVGSLAKNLGRRALVVVGRSLERSHRFIEALESSRIDCAAFHVPHEPTTNLVSAGTQMAKAAQCDVVIAVGGGSVLDAAKAIAAIASHGGEVTDYLEVVGQGKSLNQPALPWIAVPTTAGTGAEVTRNAVLASPEHRMKASLRSPGLVARVALVDPELTHDLPPALTASTGLDALTQLIEPYVSHRANPITDGFCVEGLRRCAGSLRRVFDNGRDARAREEMSLASLLSGLALANAGLGAVHGFAAAIGGMFPAPHGAVCAALLPRVMEMNVRALRERDPQSPSLRRFGEVARLLTGNPAAEPADGVDWIRALCSALQIPSLRAYGIAPEHFPELTEKTAKASSTKNNPIVLHVAELREILAAAI from the coding sequence ATGCAATTTGAATTCGGCACGGCGGCGCGGATTATTTTTGGTCCGGGAGCTTCCCGGGATGTCGGATCGCTCGCGAAGAACCTGGGCCGGCGCGCGCTCGTGGTGGTCGGCCGCTCGTTGGAGCGTTCTCACCGATTCATCGAGGCCTTGGAATCAAGCCGGATCGATTGCGCCGCCTTCCATGTCCCGCACGAGCCGACAACGAACCTGGTTTCCGCCGGCACCCAGATGGCGAAGGCCGCACAGTGCGACGTCGTGATCGCCGTCGGCGGCGGGAGCGTGCTGGATGCCGCCAAGGCGATCGCGGCCATCGCGAGCCATGGCGGCGAAGTGACCGATTACCTGGAGGTCGTCGGCCAAGGCAAGAGCTTGAATCAACCTGCCCTTCCCTGGATCGCGGTGCCGACGACCGCGGGCACGGGCGCCGAGGTGACGCGCAACGCCGTGCTGGCTTCGCCGGAGCACCGCATGAAAGCGAGCTTGCGCAGCCCAGGGTTGGTCGCGCGAGTGGCCCTCGTGGATCCCGAACTCACGCATGATCTCCCGCCGGCGTTGACCGCCAGCACTGGTCTGGACGCCCTCACGCAGTTGATCGAGCCGTACGTTTCGCACCGGGCCAACCCTATCACCGATGGTTTCTGTGTCGAAGGCTTGCGGCGTTGCGCCGGTTCGTTGCGCCGCGTCTTTGACAACGGGCGCGATGCACGCGCGAGAGAGGAGATGTCGCTCGCCAGCCTGTTGAGCGGGCTGGCTTTGGCCAATGCGGGCCTGGGTGCGGTTCATGGTTTTGCGGCGGCGATTGGAGGCATGTTTCCCGCGCCACACGGGGCCGTTTGCGCCGCGCTGTTGCCGCGCGTCATGGAGATGAACGTGCGGGCTTTGCGCGAGCGCGATCCGCAGAGTCCCTCGCTTCGGCGTTTTGGCGAAGTCGCCAGGCTGTTGACGGGGAATCCGGCGGCTGAACCAGCCGACGGGGTCGATTGGATTCGGGCGCTCTGCTCGGCGCTCCAGATACCTTCGCTGCGCGCCTACGGAATCGCGCCGGAGCATTTCCCCGAATTGACCGAGAAGACCGCCAAAGCCAGCAGCACGAAGAACAATCCCATCGTGCTTCACGTGGCTGAACTTCGGGAAATCCTGGCGGCCGCTATTTGA
- a CDS encoding antibiotic biosynthesis monooxygenase — MLIVHVDVRVKPDQVAAFKAATLENARHSVQEPGIARFDVIQRQDDPARFVLVEVYRTDDAPAKHKETAHYAKWRDTVAPMMAEPRTSVKFINVFPDDSAW; from the coding sequence ATGTTGATCGTCCATGTCGATGTGCGCGTGAAACCCGATCAGGTCGCGGCCTTCAAAGCGGCGACGCTGGAGAACGCGCGCCACAGCGTCCAGGAACCCGGCATCGCGCGCTTCGACGTGATCCAACGGCAGGATGACCCGGCGCGTTTCGTTCTGGTCGAGGTTTATCGAACCGATGACGCGCCGGCGAAACACAAGGAGACGGCGCATTACGCGAAATGGCGCGATACCGTCGCGCCGATGATGGCTGAACCAAGAACCAGCGTGAAATTCATCAACGTCTTTCCGGATGACAGCGCCTGGTAA